A region from the Aquila chrysaetos chrysaetos chromosome 15, bAquChr1.4, whole genome shotgun sequence genome encodes:
- the LOC115351057 gene encoding LOW QUALITY PROTEIN: keratin, type II cytoskeletal 4-like (The sequence of the model RefSeq protein was modified relative to this genomic sequence to represent the inferred CDS: inserted 2 bases in 1 codon), whose translation MSRQSCGISKRFSSSSACFGGRNKVAFSSASHGGCWGTGNAGGFSSRSLYCSGGSKSTSLGGFGGGGAVCRGFGAGGQRGFGYGCGAGAGFGGGYGGGAGGGFSGGFGGAFGGFGGGFDGGMGGQGFFPCPPGGIREVTINQSLLAPLNLEIDPEIQKVRTQEREEMKKLNNKFASFIDKVRLLEQQNRVLETKWKLLQEQGGTGMGGRNLNPFFETYISRLRKQLDSLSSEKLQLESELKSFQDMVEDFKTKYEEEINKRTDAENNFVLLKKDVDTAYMAKVELQAKLDSLADEINFLRCLYEAELSEMQKTVSDTSVVVSMDNNRNLDLESIISEVKAQYEEIANRSRVEAETWYRCKYEELQITAGKHGDSLKDTKIEISELNRMIQRIRAEIESVKKQCETLQTSIADAEQRGELALKDARAKLTELETALQKAKQDLAQQLREYQELMNVKLALDIEIATYRKLLEGEECRMSGECQSTVSISVVGGSMSSVVGGYSSGLCLGGGGGIGLGAGSGRGSCNTGGAGFCYSLGGGGFGSGAGFGAXGGGFGSGGAGFCPVGRECKSVVVGSGTTLKKSPSSVSVNQRV comes from the exons ATGTCTCGCCAGTCCTGTGGTATCAGCAAGAGATTCAGCTCCAGCTCCGCTTGCTTCGGAGGGAGGAACAAGGTCGCGTTCAGCTCTGCGTCCCATGGAGGATGCTGGGGAACTGGCAATGCCGGTGgcttcagcagcaggagcctCTATTGCTCAGGAGGGAGTAAAAGTACCTCTCTGGGAGGGTTCGGTGGAGGTGGTGCTGTCTGCAGAGGTTTTGGGGCTGGCGGCCAAAGAGGCTTTGGCTACGGCTGCGGTGCTGGGGCAGGATTTGGTGGTGGCTAtggtggtggggctggaggtggcTTCAGTGGAGGCTTTGGTGGTGCTTTTGGTGGCTTTGGTGGAGGATTTGATGGCGGGATGGGAGGCCAAGGCTTTTTCCCTTGCCCACCGGGCGGCATCAGGGAAGTGACCATCAACCAGAGCCTGCTGGCCCCACTCAACCTTGAAATCGACCCTGAGATCCAGAAGGTGCGAACACAAGAGCGGGAGGAGATGAAGAAGCTTAACAACAAATTCGCTTCCTTCATTGACAAG GTCCGGCTCCTAGAGCAGCAGAACCGAGTCCTGGAGACCAAGTGGAAACtcctgcaggagcagggtgGGACAGGGATGGGTGGCAGAAACCTCAACCCCTTTTTTGAAACCTACATCAGCAGGCTGAGGAAGCAGCTGGACAGCCTCTCAAGTGAGAAGCTTCAGCTGGAGTCAGAGCTGAAGAGCTTCCAAGATATGGTGGAAGACTTCAAGACCAA gtatgaagaagaaataaacaaaaggacAGATGCGGAGAACAATTTTGTGCTCCTAAAAAAG GACGTGGATACAGCCTATATGGCCAAGGTGGAACTTCAGGCAAAATTAGATTCTCTGGCAGATGAGATTAACTTCTTGAGGTGTCTTTACGAAGCG GAGCTGTCTGAGATGCAGAAGACCGTTTCCGACACCTCTGTGGTTGTCTCTATGGACAATAACCGAAACCTGGACCTGGAGAGCATCATCTCAGAGGTCAAAGCCCAATACGAGGAGATAGCCAACAGGAGCCGAGTGGAGGCTGAGACTTGGTACCGATGCAAG TATGAAGAGCTGCAGATTACCGCAGGCAAACATGGAGACAGCCTTAAGGACACAAAGATCGAGATCTCTGAGCTCAACCGCATGATCCAGAGGATACGGGCTGAGATCGAGAGTGTGAAGAAACAG TGTGAAACTCTGCAGACCTCTATTGCGGATGCCGAGCAGCGCGGGGAGCTGGCCCTCAAGGATGCCAGGGCCAAACTGACTGAGCTGGAGACAGCCCTGCAGAAGGCGAAGCAGGACCTGGCCCAGCAGCTCCGCGAGTACCAGGAGCTCATGAACGTCAAGCTGGCCCTGGACATCGAGATCGCGACCTACAggaagctgctggagggagaggagtgCAG GATGTCTGGAGAGTGTCAGAGCACGGTGAGCATCT ctgtggtGGGAGGCAGCATGAGCTCTGTGGTAGGTGGATACAGCAGCGGACTGTGccttggaggaggaggaggaatcgGATTGGGTGCTGGAAGTGGGAGAGGCAGCTGTAACACAGGTGGTGCTGGCTTCTGCTACAGCCTAGGAGGGGGTGGATTTGGCTCCGGGGCAGGATTTGGTGC GGGGGGGGGATTTGGCTCCGGAGGGGCAGGATTCTGCCCCGTGGGCAGAGAGTGTAAGTCAGTTGTGGTGGGGTCTGGCACCACCCTGAAGAAGAGCCCCAGCTCTGTGTCTGTCAACCAGAGGGTCTAG